The following proteins are co-located in the Polystyrenella longa genome:
- a CDS encoding tyrosine-type recombinase/integrase, whose product MKNSGNNVFQNILTGTAEEELIQRFIAEHDFSPNTVRAIIQDIRKFAQWFSSTNQESFALKRITVRDVSDFRDHLRREKGQAVATVNRCLVSIRRWLQWLVVNGHLHSNPATPVKELKRQALAPKGLSRSEVRRLLREVELREDTRSKAIFNLFLYTGCRVGDLVNLELDDVMIGERTGSVVFRQGKGNKQRTVPLPLPARRAIEEWLEMRPPIDTSLIFVGERGPLTDRGVRNLCDKYAALCGVAIHPHLLRHTMAHQFLEDNPGDLVSLAQILGHENLNTTKRYVQRTEGQLAEASERLAY is encoded by the coding sequence GTGAAGAATTCGGGCAATAATGTTTTTCAGAATATCCTTACCGGAACTGCGGAAGAGGAGCTCATCCAGCGGTTCATTGCAGAACACGATTTCTCCCCAAATACGGTCAGGGCGATCATCCAAGACATCAGAAAGTTTGCCCAATGGTTCTCAAGTACCAATCAGGAGTCCTTCGCATTAAAACGGATCACAGTGCGGGATGTTTCTGACTTTAGGGACCACCTTCGTCGAGAGAAAGGGCAAGCGGTCGCTACGGTTAACCGCTGCCTTGTGTCGATCCGTCGATGGCTGCAATGGCTGGTGGTAAATGGACACCTTCATTCCAATCCAGCAACACCTGTTAAGGAACTAAAGCGACAGGCTCTCGCTCCAAAGGGGCTGAGTCGATCCGAGGTACGGCGACTCCTTCGAGAGGTGGAACTCCGAGAAGACACCCGATCCAAAGCTATCTTCAACCTGTTTCTTTATACTGGTTGTCGTGTTGGCGACTTGGTAAATCTGGAACTCGATGACGTGATGATCGGAGAGAGAACCGGTTCAGTCGTTTTCCGTCAGGGAAAGGGGAACAAGCAGAGAACAGTCCCGCTACCTTTACCTGCACGCCGAGCAATTGAGGAATGGCTAGAAATGCGACCACCAATAGACACCTCGTTGATCTTCGTCGGAGAAAGGGGACCATTAACGGATCGGGGAGTGAGGAACCTTTGTGATAAATATGCCGCTCTGTGTGGCGTCGCCATTCATCCACATTTACTTCGTCATACGATGGCTCATCAGTTTCTCGAAGACAATCCGGGAGATCTCGTTTCGCTTGCCCAGATCCTTGGGCATGAGAATCTAAACACAACCAAAAGATACGTCCAGCGGACTGAGGGGCAATTGGCGGAGGCGTCTGAGAGGTTGGCGTATTGA
- a CDS encoding DUF4339 domain-containing protein → MKKHWYYEFMGQVIGPADAHEIRVLSYKGVISVDTMLRKGVDGKWVPADYVKGLFPLPPQTEQPASSKEQKIQDAPVDLTNVQPNHVINRKTNSESDESAILTPEERAELLLQFKHDMNKIQDVKDVDVKPALIIFAAVFVMVFVVSLISRISDPRTKISPEPTGRGFTTERIDPRTSGWSEQFGRSEEWVRETTDSADTEVEAHLKMNRALIMEGARFNVETGVWSRADYEEWTGESY, encoded by the coding sequence ATGAAAAAACATTGGTACTACGAGTTTATGGGGCAAGTAATTGGGCCAGCAGATGCCCACGAAATCCGAGTCCTCTCATACAAGGGAGTGATTTCCGTCGATACCATGCTCCGAAAGGGCGTTGACGGAAAGTGGGTACCTGCTGACTATGTTAAAGGTCTATTTCCATTGCCTCCTCAAACAGAGCAGCCGGCATCTTCAAAAGAACAGAAGATTCAAGATGCCCCAGTTGATTTGACGAACGTTCAACCAAACCATGTCATAAACCGTAAGACTAATAGTGAGTCGGATGAATCTGCGATTCTCACGCCGGAAGAACGAGCGGAACTTCTGCTTCAATTCAAGCACGACATGAACAAGATTCAAGATGTCAAAGACGTCGATGTTAAACCTGCCCTTATAATATTTGCTGCGGTATTCGTAATGGTGTTCGTAGTAAGCCTCATCTCTCGAATCTCAGATCCAAGAACGAAAATATCCCCAGAGCCGACAGGAAGAGGTTTCACAACTGAGCGAATTGATCCCAGAACTTCAGGTTGGTCAGAACAATTTGGGCGTTCTGAGGAATGGGTTCGTGAAACTACCGATTCCGCCGACACAGAAGTTGAAGCTCATCTCAAGATGAACCGAGCACTTATCATGGAAGGTGCGAGATTCAATGTTGAAACAGGAGTATGGTCGAGGGCGGATTACGAAGAATGGACAGGAGAGTCCTACTAG